A genomic stretch from Candidatus Aegiribacteria sp. includes:
- a CDS encoding MBL fold metallo-hydrolase: protein MKIKPIIRRIPTGPLDVNCYIVGCPHSHEAVIIDPGGHGEKIIKSIQELDLIAVALIDTHGHFDHIGGNAYLMTHIDSLRLYVHTSDLQYLRNAREHADYWSMQFEDSPEPTDLLQGGEEIIAGDLRLKIIHTPGHSPGGISIYLPGHVFTGDALFEGSIGRTDLPGGDYDLLVSSIKKKLLCLPGETIVHPGHGPETTISEERRKNPFLQ, encoded by the coding sequence ATGAAAATAAAGCCAATCATACGCAGAATACCTACCGGCCCCCTCGATGTGAATTGCTACATAGTTGGATGTCCTCATTCTCACGAAGCTGTAATCATTGATCCTGGAGGTCACGGGGAAAAAATCATAAAGTCAATTCAAGAGCTTGATCTGATAGCAGTTGCGCTGATAGATACCCACGGACACTTCGATCATATAGGGGGAAATGCTTACCTGATGACTCATATCGATTCACTCCGGCTTTATGTTCATACAAGCGACCTGCAATATCTCAGAAATGCTCGGGAGCATGCTGACTACTGGAGCATGCAGTTTGAAGATTCTCCCGAACCCACCGATCTGCTTCAAGGGGGGGAAGAAATCATTGCAGGCGATCTGAGACTGAAAATAATTCACACACCAGGGCATTCTCCCGGGGGCATCAGTATATACCTGCCGGGGCATGTGTTCACCGGAGATGCTCTTTTCGAGGGATCCATAGGAAGAACAGATCTCCCAGGAGGGGATTACGACTTGCTGGTCTCTTCAATTAAGAAGAAGCTGCTTTGCCTTCCCGGTGAGACTATCGTACATCCCGGTCACGGCCCCGAAACAACCATATCAGAAGAGAGAAGAAAAAATCCTTTTCTTCAGTGA